The proteins below are encoded in one region of Styela clava chromosome 4, kaStyClav1.hap1.2, whole genome shotgun sequence:
- the LOC120326423 gene encoding DNA replication complex GINS protein PSF1-like, which translates to MFGEKGLELIRDLYRNKDGPITPYNEDGVRQVLEEMQVLYDSNQKDVAELVNPDSDRSKMAAVKIRHSGLERNKRCLLAYLYNRLHKIRDMRWEFGSVLPPEIKSNLSEKEIQWFTRYNRSLANYMRSIGGMGGLDLTQDMTPPKSLYIEVRCVEDHGQFEMDDGTVVLLRKNSQHFLPRSQCEHLIRQGILTHVT; encoded by the exons ATGTTTGGTGAGAAAGGCTTAGAACTCATTAGAGACTTGTACAGGAATAAAGATGGACCGATAACGCCTTACAAT GAAGATGGAGTTAGACAAGTACTAGAAGAAATGCAAGTTCTTTACGACTCTAATCAAAAAGATGT TGCTGAGTTAGTGAATCCAGATTCAGATCGAAGTAAAATGGCAGCAGTTAAAATACGACACAGTGGATTGGAACGAAACAAGCGTTGCCTGCTGGCCTATTT gTATAATAGACTTCATAAAATCAGAGATATGAGGTGGGAATTTGGTAGTGTTTTACCTCCAGAAATCAAGAGTAATTTATCGGAGAAAGAA ATTCAATGGTTTACGAGATACAACAGATCTCTTGCCAACTACATGCGATCCATCGGTGGAATGGGTGGTCTTGATCTAACACAG GACATGACGCCACCCAAGTCATTATACATTGAAGTTAGGTGTGTGGAGGATCATGGACAATTTGAAATGGATGATGGAACTGTGGTTTTGCTAAGAAAAAACAGCCAACATTTTCTACCTCGATCACAATGTGAACATTTGATTAGGCAGGGGATTCTAACTCATGTCACATGA